In the genome of Bacteroidota bacterium, one region contains:
- the thiS gene encoding sulfur carrier protein ThiS encodes MKIILNNREEVIERENLTVEELIQYKNYTFKLLVTKINEQLVKKDERKTTFIKNGDKVVVLHMISGG; translated from the coding sequence ATGAAAATTATATTAAATAACCGCGAAGAAGTTATTGAACGAGAGAATCTTACAGTTGAAGAATTGATCCAATATAAAAATTACACCTTTAAATTATTGGTTACAAAAATAAATGAGCAACTGGTTAAAAAGGATGAGCGTAAAACTACCTTTATCAAAAATGGGGATAAGGTTGTCGTATTACACATGATTAGTGGGGGATGA
- the thiF gene encoding sulfur carrier protein ThiS adenylyltransferase ThiF produces the protein MMTFKEIKAILKKKRVGIAGCGGLGSNCAVALARTGIGKLVLADFDVVRKSNLNRQHFFTDQLGQKKVFALEDNLFFINPDVKIESHHIKLDPESIIKIFSECDVIIEAFDEAEMKQMIIETVLDKFPGKPIISGMGMAGYGDSNSIRMEQHDNLYICGDMKTGISEETPPLAPRVGIVAMMQANQAIQILLASESYLGFKKARE, from the coding sequence GTGATGACATTTAAAGAAATAAAAGCAATACTTAAGAAAAAAAGAGTCGGGATAGCCGGATGCGGTGGTTTGGGGTCGAATTGCGCGGTAGCACTGGCACGCACCGGAATTGGAAAACTTGTGCTGGCCGATTTTGATGTAGTCAGAAAATCAAACCTAAACCGACAGCATTTTTTTACAGATCAGTTAGGGCAAAAAAAAGTATTTGCACTTGAGGATAATTTATTTTTCATTAATCCAGATGTGAAAATCGAATCTCATCATATTAAACTTGATCCTGAAAGTATTATTAAAATTTTCAGTGAGTGTGATGTTATTATCGAGGCTTTTGACGAGGCTGAGATGAAACAAATGATTATTGAAACAGTACTTGATAAATTCCCTGGTAAACCCATTATTTCCGGTATGGGAATGGCCGGTTATGGTGATAGTAATTCAATAAGGATGGAGCAGCATGATAACTTATATATTTGTGGCGACATGAAAACTGGAATTTCAGAAGAAACGCCACCACTGGCACCTCGGGTTGGAATAGTGGCAATGATGCAGGCAAATCAGGCAATTCAGATATTGCTTGCCTCTGAAAGCTACCTAGGGTTTAAAAAAGCAAGAGAATAA
- a CDS encoding DNA-binding response regulator, protein MKNIRCILLDDEKEANDRLESLLLKIDGVEILSKFTKPALAIEDILSKKPDLVFVDVEMSGKTGFEVVEEVRLNHCYPTFIFVTAYNQYAIDAIKNAAFDYLLKPINFNELKNTIERFRSESVNHKTIDLNTCSVCSSLSEREKEVLLLVLKGENSAQIAKNLFITKATVDFHRKNILLKSGSHNFTELGRKINRVEFVG, encoded by the coding sequence ATGAAAAACATTCGCTGTATTTTGCTTGACGATGAAAAAGAGGCAAATGACCGCCTTGAGAGTTTATTGCTGAAAATTGATGGTGTGGAGATTTTATCAAAATTTACAAAGCCTGCATTGGCTATTGAAGATATTTTATCGAAAAAACCGGACCTGGTATTTGTTGATGTGGAGATGTCCGGTAAGACAGGGTTTGAGGTGGTGGAAGAGGTCAGGTTAAATCATTGTTACCCAACTTTCATTTTTGTAACGGCCTATAACCAATATGCCATAGACGCGATAAAAAATGCCGCTTTCGATTATCTGCTGAAGCCCATTAATTTTAACGAACTAAAAAATACCATTGAACGGTTCCGCTCCGAATCGGTGAACCATAAAACCATTGATTTGAATACCTGTTCTGTTTGCTCCAGCCTGAGCGAACGTGAAAAAGAAGTGTTGTTGTTGGTTTTGAAAGGAGAAAACAGTGCTCAAATAGCCAAAAATCTATTTATCACCAAAGCCACGGTTGATTTTCACCGAAAAAACATTTTATTAAAATCCGGCTCGCACAACTTTACCGAATTGGGTAGAAAAATTAACCGGGTTGAGTTTGTTGGTTAA
- a CDS encoding aldehyde:ferredoxin oxidoreductase, with the protein MNIAEMKNSHKMLKEWKYEWTPLHRGYTDKVLHINVGSADVTEKKVPAAMKEKFIGGKGYGLRLLWDATKPETKWNDPENEIVISSGPIGGITQYSGSGKSIVVTISPQTESIMDSNVGGFFGPFLKFSGFDAIELQGKAKNDVIIYIDGVNHKVEIFEAPNEPIDSHVLTETLTEMFADDEKDKKNIGIVSTGAAADHSLIGMLNFSFYDPKRKLVRLKQAGRGGIGTVFRDKKIRAIVAKIPGVKGNLNDVKDLQAIMERGKTFNKEIRDLDDSQCEMRTKGTAHLVEIMDNYDLLPTHNYKFGSHPDSKLIDSEVWKSRFTQGIPDGCWIGCNMACAKGVDNYQLRTGPYAGDKVIVDGPEYENAGGLGSNCGIFNPDYVIEANFYCDTYGICTISWGTLLAFIMECYENGILNEERTGGLKLNFGNADSAMELLHRLARGEGFGVIAGMGVRKMKQLFIKNGWGDPNFIQDIAMENKGLEYSEYISKESLAQQGGFAMTNKGPQHDEAWLIFMDMVNNQIPTFEAKAEALHYFPMFRTWFGLVGLCKLPWNDVEPTNNAETSEPAKVPEHVDNYVAIYKAVTGKDFSKEELITMSERVYNFQRIFNLRKGFGVRKYDAQPYRAAGPVTVEEYESRAERYDKQMKEIIGIDPVGKTTQEKMAITRKHREAQYEKLLDAVYSRRGWTKNGVPKISHLKKLGMDLPELLELVGPHQED; encoded by the coding sequence ATGAATATTGCAGAAATGAAAAACAGCCACAAAATGCTCAAAGAATGGAAATATGAGTGGACCCCTTTACACCGAGGATATACCGACAAAGTGTTGCATATAAATGTTGGCTCTGCTGATGTGACCGAAAAAAAAGTTCCTGCAGCGATGAAAGAAAAATTCATTGGCGGTAAGGGCTATGGATTGAGACTTTTATGGGATGCAACCAAACCTGAAACCAAATGGAACGATCCTGAAAACGAAATCGTAATTTCTTCAGGACCAATTGGTGGGATTACACAATATTCAGGTTCCGGAAAATCGATCGTTGTTACCATCTCTCCCCAAACAGAATCGATCATGGATAGTAACGTGGGCGGATTTTTTGGTCCATTTTTAAAATTCTCAGGTTTTGATGCAATTGAACTTCAGGGAAAAGCAAAAAATGATGTAATCATTTACATTGATGGGGTGAACCATAAAGTTGAAATTTTTGAAGCTCCTAACGAACCTATTGATAGTCATGTTTTAACTGAAACGCTTACAGAAATGTTTGCCGATGATGAAAAAGACAAAAAAAATATTGGCATCGTTTCAACAGGAGCAGCTGCGGACCATTCATTGATTGGAATGCTAAACTTTAGTTTTTACGATCCTAAAAGGAAACTTGTTAGATTAAAACAAGCCGGACGCGGCGGTATTGGAACAGTATTCCGCGACAAAAAAATAAGGGCCATCGTTGCTAAGATTCCCGGAGTTAAAGGAAATTTGAATGATGTAAAAGATTTACAGGCCATCATGGAAAGAGGCAAAACCTTCAACAAAGAAATACGTGACCTTGATGATTCGCAATGCGAAATGCGAACCAAAGGAACCGCTCACCTTGTTGAAATAATGGATAATTACGATCTCCTTCCTACTCATAATTATAAATTCGGAAGCCATCCTGATTCGAAGTTGATTGATTCAGAAGTTTGGAAAAGCAGATTTACCCAAGGCATTCCTGACGGATGTTGGATAGGTTGCAATATGGCTTGTGCCAAAGGAGTTGATAATTATCAATTAAGAACAGGCCCCTATGCCGGAGATAAAGTAATTGTTGACGGCCCTGAATATGAAAATGCAGGTGGTCTTGGATCAAACTGTGGAATATTTAACCCGGATTATGTAATTGAAGCAAACTTTTATTGCGATACTTATGGTATTTGTACCATTTCATGGGGAACCCTGCTTGCTTTCATAATGGAATGCTACGAAAATGGCATTTTGAATGAAGAAAGAACCGGAGGTTTAAAATTAAATTTCGGAAATGCAGATTCTGCAATGGAACTTCTTCATCGCTTAGCCCGAGGTGAAGGTTTTGGTGTGATTGCCGGAATGGGTGTTCGGAAGATGAAACAACTATTTATTAAAAATGGTTGGGGCGATCCAAATTTCATCCAGGATATTGCGATGGAAAATAAAGGCCTTGAATATTCAGAATATATTTCGAAAGAATCACTAGCTCAACAAGGTGGATTTGCCATGACCAATAAAGGCCCGCAACACGATGAAGCCTGGTTAATATTTATGGACATGGTTAATAACCAAATCCCGACTTTCGAAGCTAAAGCCGAAGCGCTGCATTATTTCCCAATGTTCAGAACCTGGTTTGGGTTGGTAGGTTTATGTAAACTTCCGTGGAATGATGTTGAACCAACAAACAATGCTGAAACCTCGGAACCTGCAAAAGTTCCGGAACACGTTGACAACTATGTAGCCATATATAAAGCCGTAACCGGCAAAGATTTCAGTAAAGAAGAACTGATAACCATGTCGGAACGTGTTTATAATTTTCAACGTATTTTTAATCTCCGCAAAGGATTTGGGGTGAGGAAATATGATGCACAACCATATCGTGCTGCTGGCCCTGTTACTGTTGAAGAATATGAATCAAGAGCAGAACGATACGACAAACAAATGAAAGAAATCATTGGCATTGATCCGGTTGGAAAAACAACCCAAGAAAAAATGGCCATCACCCGTAAGCATCGCGAAGCACAATATGAAAAATTGCTTGATGCAGTATACTCACGCAGAGGATGGACGAAAAATGGTGTTCCAAAAATTTCACATTTAAAAAAATTGGGTATGGATTTACCCGAGCTTCTTGAATTAGTAGGCCCTCATCAGGAGGATTAA
- a CDS encoding histidine kinase, which translates to MDLIKKFFLFIAQPIVLSLLLTSISVLLIPPISKYKLNFIKSTPITTNDKIFYDDFNHDGNCELVYYHHRFDSIHQSYVVRNNDVIVDQWHFEGDKLNGNSINTGDFNNDNSDEIYQVIRKNDSVFLIYIEPFKADGNIDSKFLFEDNNPVKDLHVCSIILRDLNRDGFKEIVFTITVGYSVYPRAIYAYDRFNDELIKTPNLCFALLDTFVDDIDDDGIPEVYCYGGAYSNCDDTAAYSDHYSWLMVFNNKLEFLFEPVELGISPANLSVKPFKQGEIPYLLCYNGYNGYDENPSLQLFDLKGKLFKKRELTDRANFTSAVLFSFDQKSIFISASNGNTFEINEELNLKFIKELKPVRAYPIIKDIDTDSEPECLIFSKDYNGLTITRKGLKHPVYADLRLPSHDDFFSLNYQKGKPTQLVFSTISDVQFFEYFENFLFKIRLLIYLGIFICFIFGIKLIDWRQKYRLIQKQNAEKQMAELHLKSLKSQIDPHFALNIINTIGALYSKNQGEKADYLFDRYNMLLKQSILTANKVFISLGEEIEFVQNYLELEKSRLQNGLVYNIDFGKDVNRSLEIPKMLIYTFVENSIKHGIRHLDNPGRINIEIEDGKKWYVINIRDNGIGRERAKGMVSFGAKMGLQILDQVLEYYHKLKKISITYKITDLYHEDNPAGTLIKIRIPLGKF; encoded by the coding sequence ATGGATTTGATAAAAAAGTTTTTTTTATTTATTGCTCAACCAATTGTTTTGTCATTGCTATTGACATCAATATCAGTACTCTTAATACCTCCTATAAGTAAATACAAATTGAATTTCATAAAAAGTACCCCTATTACTACAAACGATAAAATATTTTATGACGATTTTAACCATGATGGTAATTGTGAGCTTGTTTATTATCATCACCGATTTGATTCAATACATCAATCATATGTTGTTCGCAATAATGACGTTATTGTGGACCAATGGCATTTCGAGGGGGATAAGTTAAATGGTAACAGTATTAATACTGGCGATTTCAATAATGACAATTCAGATGAAATATATCAGGTTATCAGGAAAAATGATTCGGTTTTTTTAATTTATATTGAACCTTTTAAGGCTGATGGAAATATCGACAGTAAGTTTCTGTTTGAGGACAACAACCCAGTCAAGGATTTGCATGTTTGTTCGATTATTTTAAGAGATTTGAACAGAGATGGATTTAAAGAAATTGTTTTTACGATAACAGTTGGTTATTCCGTTTATCCAAGGGCAATTTACGCCTACGACAGGTTTAACGATGAGCTCATTAAGACGCCCAACCTTTGTTTTGCATTGCTTGACACTTTTGTCGATGATATTGATGATGATGGAATTCCGGAGGTTTATTGTTACGGAGGCGCCTACAGTAATTGTGATGATACGGCAGCCTATTCAGACCATTATTCATGGCTGATGGTCTTTAACAATAAGCTGGAATTTTTGTTTGAACCCGTAGAATTAGGGATTTCACCGGCAAATCTTTCTGTTAAGCCTTTTAAACAGGGAGAAATCCCTTATCTACTCTGCTATAATGGCTATAACGGGTATGACGAAAATCCGTCTTTACAATTATTTGACCTTAAAGGGAAATTGTTTAAAAAGCGTGAATTAACTGATAGAGCAAACTTTACCAGTGCTGTTTTATTTTCGTTTGATCAAAAGAGTATATTCATTAGTGCGTCTAATGGAAATACATTTGAGATTAATGAAGAGCTAAATTTAAAATTTATCAAGGAACTTAAACCAGTACGCGCATATCCAATCATTAAGGATATTGATACTGATAGCGAACCCGAATGCCTTATTTTCTCAAAAGATTATAACGGATTGACAATAACAAGAAAAGGTTTAAAACATCCTGTTTATGCAGACTTACGCTTGCCGTCTCATGATGATTTTTTTAGCCTGAATTATCAAAAAGGGAAGCCAACACAGCTAGTTTTCAGCACCATATCAGATGTGCAATTCTTTGAATATTTTGAAAATTTTTTATTCAAGATCAGGCTTCTGATATATTTGGGCATTTTCATATGTTTTATTTTTGGGATTAAACTGATAGACTGGCGACAAAAATATCGTCTGATTCAGAAACAAAACGCGGAAAAACAAATGGCCGAATTACATCTTAAATCGCTAAAAAGCCAGATTGACCCTCACTTTGCATTGAATATTATTAACACCATCGGTGCTCTATATAGTAAGAATCAGGGAGAAAAGGCAGATTATCTGTTCGACAGATACAATATGCTTTTAAAGCAATCGATCCTAACCGCAAATAAAGTGTTTATAAGCCTTGGAGAGGAAATTGAGTTTGTACAAAATTATCTGGAACTTGAAAAATCGAGGTTGCAAAATGGCTTGGTTTACAATATTGATTTTGGCAAGGATGTCAACCGGTCGTTGGAAATCCCCAAAATGTTAATTTACACTTTTGTTGAAAATTCAATCAAGCATGGGATCAGGCATCTGGATAATCCCGGCAGGATCAATATTGAAATTGAAGATGGCAAGAAATGGTATGTCATTAATATCCGTGACAATGGGATTGGCAGGGAGAGGGCTAAAGGCATGGTGTCATTCGGGGCAAAAATGGGATTGCAGATATTGGACCAGGTTCTTGAATACTACCACAAATTGAAAAAGATTAGCATTACATATAAAATAACTGATCTGTACCATGAGGATAATCCGGCTGGGACATTAATTAAAATCAGGATTCCTTTAGGAAAATTTTAA